A window from Drosophila subobscura isolate 14011-0131.10 chromosome O, UCBerk_Dsub_1.0, whole genome shotgun sequence encodes these proteins:
- the LOC117896459 gene encoding calcyphosin-like protein isoform X2 — MQRENGYTKEATLQNMAKRELANGLDKDPIYKLRLQCFSRGATGILGLSRTFRVMDDDGSKTLSPEEFQKGISDVGLDVSDSEIAEMFARFDADGSGNINMTEFLDKLRPPMNESRLNIIEKAFDKMDVNEDGQITETDLMNLYSVKDHPKYLSGEMTKAEILREFLKNFEAGAPNPDGVVTKEEFINYYSTISASIDNDAYFDLVMRRAYNL; from the exons ATGCAACGCGAGAATGGTTATACGAAGGAGGCCACACTGCAGAACATGGCCAAACGTGAGCTGGCCAATGGCCTCGACAAGGATCCAATTTACAAATTGCGACTGCAGTGCTTCAGCCGTGGCGCCACTGGCATCTTGGGTTTGTCCAG AACCTTTCGTGTGatggatgatgatggcagCAAGACGCTCAGCCCCGAGGAGTTCCAAAAGGGAATCTCAGATGTGGGACTGGATGTCAGCGACTCGGAAATTGCCGAAATGTTTGCGCG CTTTGATGccgatggcagtggcaacattAATATGACTGAATTTTTGGACAAATTGCGC CCACCCATGAACGAGAGTCGCTTGAACATTATCGAAAAAGCTTTCGACAAAATGGATGTCAACGAGGATGGCCAAATAACCGAAACGGATCTCATGAATCTCTACTCGGTGAAGGATCATCCCAAGTACTTGAGCGGCGAGATGACCAAAGCGGAGATTCTGCGCGAATTCCTGAAGAACTTTGAGGCTGGCGCCCCGAATCCCGATGGTGTGGTGACCAAGGAGGAATTCATCAACTATTACTCCACCATCAGCGCCTCGATTGACAACGATGCGTACTTCGATTTGGTCATGCGACGCGCCTACAATCTATAG
- the LOC117896459 gene encoding calcyphosin-like protein isoform X1: MESISKMQRENGYTKEATLQNMAKRELANGLDKDPIYKLRLQCFSRGATGILGLSRTFRVMDDDGSKTLSPEEFQKGISDVGLDVSDSEIAEMFARFDADGSGNINMTEFLDKLRPPMNESRLNIIEKAFDKMDVNEDGQITETDLMNLYSVKDHPKYLSGEMTKAEILREFLKNFEAGAPNPDGVVTKEEFINYYSTISASIDNDAYFDLVMRRAYNL; encoded by the exons ATGGAGAGCATATCAAAG ATGCAACGCGAGAATGGTTATACGAAGGAGGCCACACTGCAGAACATGGCCAAACGTGAGCTGGCCAATGGCCTCGACAAGGATCCAATTTACAAATTGCGACTGCAGTGCTTCAGCCGTGGCGCCACTGGCATCTTGGGTTTGTCCAG AACCTTTCGTGTGatggatgatgatggcagCAAGACGCTCAGCCCCGAGGAGTTCCAAAAGGGAATCTCAGATGTGGGACTGGATGTCAGCGACTCGGAAATTGCCGAAATGTTTGCGCG CTTTGATGccgatggcagtggcaacattAATATGACTGAATTTTTGGACAAATTGCGC CCACCCATGAACGAGAGTCGCTTGAACATTATCGAAAAAGCTTTCGACAAAATGGATGTCAACGAGGATGGCCAAATAACCGAAACGGATCTCATGAATCTCTACTCGGTGAAGGATCATCCCAAGTACTTGAGCGGCGAGATGACCAAAGCGGAGATTCTGCGCGAATTCCTGAAGAACTTTGAGGCTGGCGCCCCGAATCCCGATGGTGTGGTGACCAAGGAGGAATTCATCAACTATTACTCCACCATCAGCGCCTCGATTGACAACGATGCGTACTTCGATTTGGTCATGCGACGCGCCTACAATCTATAG